From the Candidatus Methanosuratincola sp. genome, the window GCCTCAAATGGGAGCCTGGCCCTGCCTTTTTCCATGTCGAGGGCATCCGCCACCTTTACCACGCCCGCCTCCAAAGTAAGCGGCCTGTGGGGCTCTTCGTGAGAGACGACTGCATGCATCACCTCTGAGATCACAATCACAGACTCATAAGGGTTGTAGACGCCATCAAGTATTGACTCCAGGGCGTTCATCGCGATGGCTGCACCGAACAACTCGTGGCCTTCCCTTGCCACCGTCATGCCTGCGTCGTGGAACAACGCCCCAAGGACAACAACTACCTCCGCGTCCTCCTTTTCCATCCCATAATCCTTTACGATGCTCGGCACAGCGTTGTTCTTCACCAGTATTCGCAGTATCTTCAGCGCGGAATTGGCGACTATCTTTACGTGCGTGGCTCC encodes:
- a CDS encoding HD domain-containing protein gives rise to the protein MSLDLSLPCGGNEKLRAIVQKVEKDERLKAIWKCSNVMAIERLGYTDHGATHVKIVANSALKILRILVKNNAVPSIVKDYGMEKEDAEVVVVLGALFHDAGMTVAREGHELFGAAIAMNALESILDGVYNPYESVIVISEVMHAVVSHEEPHRPLTLEAGVVKVADALDMEKGRARLPFEAGRVDIHSVSALSIEKVRIQEGAAPEKPVVVRISMSNSAGIFQIDELLKPRIESSGLSKHIHVIAEVTGGEEKKIIKKFEF